One Camelina sativa cultivar DH55 chromosome 3, Cs, whole genome shotgun sequence genomic window carries:
- the LOC104776676 gene encoding probable isoprenylcysteine alpha-carbonyl methylesterase ICMEL1, with translation MPSQILQISQLPPKSSSSSTQMMFKSLIYDDPSTTLLSSSSSSSSSRFDDNHNSVKPLLSRASSFNGAVTATNGGGLTGWFQNRRRRSNSDNCLSAFQDHTNGSDGGNNGGDRQTISQEVGHAAAETFLLTRLCLKLLSYLGVGYRWITRFMALGCYAFLLMPGFIQVGYYYFFSPYVRRSIVYGDQPRNRLDLYLPRNSNGPKPVVAFVTGGAWIIGYKAWGSLLGQQLSERDIIVACIDYRNFPQGSISDMVKDASSGISFVCNHIAEYGGDPNRIYLMGQSAGAHIAACTLVEQVIKESGEGDSVSWSSGQINGYFGLSGGYNLLSLVDHFHSRGLYRSIFLSIMEGEESLRQYSPELVVQNPDLKHIIARLPPIILFHGTADYSIPSDASKSFAETLQRLGAKAEVILYEGKTHTDLFLQDPMRGGKDEMFEDIVSVVLGEDQEATGKSVDRRRLVPEFMLKLAHWVSPF, from the exons ATGCCGTCGCAGATTCTCCAAATCTCACAACTTCCACCtaaatcctcatcatcatccacgCAGATGATGTTCAAGTCTTTGATTTACGATGATCCTTCAACGaccctcctctcttcttcttcttcttcttcttcttctcgatttgATGATAACCACAACTCCGTTAAGCCTCTCCTCTCCCGCGCTTCTAGCTTCAACGGCGCCGTCACTGCTACAAACGGTGGTGGGTTAACTGGCTGGTTTCAAAACAGACGGAGACGATCTAACAGCGATAACTGTCTCTCTGCGTTTCAAGATCATACTAATGGAAGCGACGGTGGTAATAACGGCGGCGACCGTCAAACTATTAGTCAGGAGGTTGGCCACGCCGCTGCAGAGACCTTCTTGTTGACTCGTCTTTGCTTGAAGCTCCTCAGCTATCTTGG GGTAGGTTATAGATGGATTACAAGATTCATGGCACTTGGATGTTATGCATTTCTACTAATGCCTGGCTTTATTCAAG TCggatattactattttttctctCCTTACGTTCGCAGAAGTATAGTTTACGGCGATCAACCAAGGAACAG GCTTGACTTGTATCTACCTAGGAACTCCAATGGTCCAAAACCAGTTGTGGCGTTTGTGACTGGTGGAGCCTGGATTATTGG TTATAAGGCGTGGGGTTCTCTTTTGGGACAGCAGTTATCGGAAAGAGATATTATTGTGGCATGCATTGATTACAG GAATTTTCCGCAAGGATCTATTAGTGACATGGTCAAGGATGCTTCTTCTGGCATCTCATTTGTTTGCAATCATATTGCTGAGTATGGAGGTGATCCAAACAG AATTTATCTGATGGGTCAGTCTGCTGGTGCACATATCGCGGCTTGCACCCTTGTTGAGCAGGTCATTAAAGAGTCAGGGGAGGGGGATAGTGTCTCTTGGAGTAGTGGACAAATAAATGGTTACTTTGGTCTATCTGGAGG GTACAACCTTTTGAGCCTTGTGGACCACTTCCATAGCAGGGGTCTGTACCGTTCCATCTTTCTAAG CATCATGGAAGGAGAGGAATCATTAAGGCAATATTCTCCTGAACTAGTAGTGCAAAACCCAGATCTCAAACACATCATTGCTCGTCTCCCACCTATTATCCTATTCCATGGTACTGCTGACTACTCCATCCCTTCAGATGCAAG TAAATCTTTTGCGGAAACCCTCCAGAGGCTTGGAGCGAAAGCAGAAGTGATCCTTTATGAAGGGAAAACTCACACGGATTTGTTTCTTCAG GATCCAATGAGAGGTGGCAAAGATGAGATGTTTGAAGATATAGTATCAGTTGTTCTGGGAGAAGATCAAGAAGCTACTGGTAAAAGCGTAGACAGAAGGCGTCTTGTGCCTGAATTCATGTTGAAGTTGGCTCACTGGGTCAGTCCGTTCTAA
- the LOC104776677 gene encoding phosphoenolpyruvate carboxylase 4-like isoform X2 codes for MTDTTDDIAEEISFQSFEDDCKLLGSLFHDVLLREVGSDFMEKIERTRILAQSALNLRLAGIEDTAELLEKQLTSEISKMSLEEALTLARAFSHFLNLMGIAETHHRVRKVCNVPQLSRSCNDVFGKLLQGGISPDELYDTVCKQGVEIVLTAHPTQINRRTLQYKHIRMAHLLEYNDRPDLGPEDRETVIEDLVREITSLWQTDELRRQKPTPVDEARAGLNIVEQSLWKAVPHYLRRVSSSLKKLTGKPLPLTCTPIKFGSWMGGDRDGNPNVTAKVTKEVSLMSRWMAIDLYIREIDSLRFELSMNRCSDRLSRLADEILEKASSLDHLESRGPTVGRSQQKIPSQQGLSLPTQLPLRADLPSCAECGESQYPKLEVPVTDYMLLNRQDVQGISSNGSGQSLQIRIANGTSVNSNGSQQSLTPRGSSSSSSQLLQKKLFAESQNGRTSFQKLLEPTPPKRAGIAPYRIVLGEVKEKLLKTRRLLELLLEGLPCEYDPWDYYETSDQLLEPLLLCYESLQSSDAGVLADGRLSDLIRRVATFGMVLMKLDLRQEAARHSEALDAITTYLDMGTYSEWDEDKKLEFLTRELKGKRPLVPPNIEVGPEVKEVLDTFRVAAELGSESLGAYVISMASNASDVLAVELLQKDARLAVSGELGRPCPAGTLRVVPLFETVKDLRGAGSVIRKLLSIDWYREHIQKNHTCHQEVMVGYSDSGKDAGRFTAAWELYKAQEDVVAACNEFGIKITLFHGRGGSIGRGGGPTYLAIQSQPPGSVMGTLRSTEQGEMVQAKFGLPQTAVRQLEIYTTAVLLATLQPPQPPREEKWRSLMEDISNISCQNYRSTVYENPEFLTYFQEATPQAELGFLNIGSRPTRRKSSSGIGNLRAIPWVFAWTQTRFVLPAWLGVGAGLKGVCEKGHADDLQAMYEEWPFFQSTIDLIEMVLAKADIPIAKHYDEELVSENRRGIGSELRKELLTTEKYVLVISGHEKLSENNRSLKKLIESRLPYLNPMNMLQVEILKRLRRDDDNNKLRDALLITINGIAAGMRNTG; via the exons ATGACGGATACGACGGACGATATCGCGGAGGAGATTTCGTTTCAGAGCTTCGAGGATGACTGTAAGTTGCTCGGTAGTCTCTTCCACGACGTCTTGCTCAGAGAAGTCGGCTCCGATTTCATGGAGAAAATCGAACGGACTCGTATTCTCgctcag AGTGCTTTGAATCTTCGTCTGGCTGGTATTGAAGATACAGCTGAGCTTTTGGAGAAGCAACTGACTTCTGAAATATCCAAGATGTCACTAGAGGAAGCATTGACACTGGCTCGTGCGTTCAGccattttcttaatttgatgGGGATTGCTGAAACTCATCACAG AGTTCGTAAAGTCTGTAACGTTCCACAACTTTCCAGATCATGCAACGATGTGTTCGGTAAGCTATTGCAAGGTGGAATTTCCCCTGATGAGCTATACGACACAGTTTGCAAGCAG GGGGTTGAAATTGTTCTTACTGCACACCCCACTCAAATCAACCGGCGAACCTTGCAGTACAAACATATTAGAATGGCT CATCTTCTAGAATATAACGATAGACCAGACCTTGGACCTGAAGATCGAGAAACGGTTATTGAGGATCTG GTTAGGGAGATAACTTCACTGTGGCAGACTGATGAACTTAGACGTCAGAAACCTACTCCTGTTGATGAAGCTAGGGCTG GTCTGAACATTGTTGAGCAATCCCTTTGGAAAGCTGTACCACATTATTTGCGTCGTGTCAGCAGTTCGTTGAAGAAG CTCACGGGGAAACCACTCCCATTAACTTGTACCCCAATAAAGTTTGGTTCCTGGATGGGTGGTGATAGAGATGGAAATCCAAATGTCACGGCGAAG GTCACCAAAGAAGTATCACTAATGTCTAGGTGGATGGCTATTGATCTGTACATAAGAGAGATCGATAGCTTAAGATTTGAATTGTCTATGAATCGATGCAGCGATAGATTATCAAGATTGGCAGATGAGATTCTTGAAAAAG CATCTTCTCTAGATCACCTTGAAAGTAGGGGTCCAACTGTTGGTAGAAGCCAACAAAAAATTCCAAGCCAGCAAGGCTTATCTCTACCTACCCAACTTCCACTCAGAGCTGACCTCCCCTCATGCGCTG AATGTGGTGAATCACAGTATCCCAAACTTGAAGTTCCTGTGACAGATTATATGCTACTCAATCGTCAG GACGTCCAGGGGATTTCTAGTAATGGCTCAGGCCAGAGTTTGCAAATAAGGATAGCAAATGGAACTTCCGTTAACTCTAATGGCTCTCAGCAAAGTCTTACTCCCCGAGGTTCTTCTTCCTCGAGTTCCCAACTTCTTCAGAAGAAACTATTTGCGGAGTCTCAGAATGGGAGGACCAGTTTTCAGAAGCTATTAGAACCAACTCCACCAAAACGAGCTGGAATTGCTCCGTATCGGATTGTTCTTGGTGAAGTAAAGGAAAAG CTTCTGAAGACACGGAGACTTCTGGAACTTCTTCTTGAGGGTCTCCCTTGTGAATACGATCCTTGGGATTACTATGAAACATCAGACCAACTTCTGGAACCGCTACTCCTCTGCTATGAATCTCTG CAATCATCTGATGCCGGAGTATTAGCCGATGGCCGGCTTTCCGATCTGATCCGTAGAGTTGCTACCTTTGGCATGGTTTTGATGAAACTTGATTTGCGCCAG GAAGCTGCAAGGCATTCTGAAGCTTTGGACGCAATTACGACATACTTGGACATGGGCACATATAGTGAATGGGATGAAGATAAGAAACTGGAGTTTTTGACAAGAGAGTTGAAAGGGAAAAGACCCCTTGTCCCTCCAAATATTGAG GTTGGTCCTGAAGTAAAAGAAGTACTAGATACCTTCCGGGTTGCTGCTGAGCTAGGAAGTGAATCACTTGGAGCTTACGTGATTTCTATGGCTTCAAAT GCCAGTGATGTCCTCGCTGTGGAGCTTCTGCAGAAAGATGCTCGTCTTGCCGTCAGTGGCGAGCTGGGAAGACCATGTCCTGCTGGAAC ACTGCGAGTGGTGCCTCTTTTTGAGACAGTGAAAGATTTAAGAGGCGCTGGCTCTGTGATAAGAAAATTGCTATCAATCGATTGGTACAGAGAACACATCCAAAAGAATCACACCTGCCACCAAGAG GTGATGGTTGGATATTCGGATTCTGGAAAAGATGCTGGACGCTTTACTGCAGCATGGGAACTTTACAAAGCCCAGGAGGATGTTGTGGCTGCTTGCAATGAATTTGGAATCAAAATTACCTTATTCCATGGACGAGGAGGGAGTATTGGGCGAGGTGGTGGCCCAACTTATCTTGCCATACAATCCCAACCTCCAGGGTCTGTAATG GGTACTCTCCGTTCCACAGAGCAAGGTGAGATGGTGCAAGCCAAGTTCGGGTTACCACAGACGGCTGTTAGGCAGCTAGAGATTTACACAACCGCGGTGCTGCTTGCTACATTGCAGCCTCCTCAGCCACCACGAGAAGAAAAATGGCGGAGCCTAATGGAAGATATTTCAAACATAAGCTGCCAAAACTACAGAAGCACGGTCTATGAAAACCCAGAATTCCTTACCTACTTCCAAGAGGCAACACCACAGGCCGAGCTTGGTTTTCTCAACATTGGAAGCCGGCCAACACGAAGAAAGAGCTCATCAGGGATAGGAAATCTTCGAGCTATCCCTTGGGTTTTCGCCTGGACACAGACAAGGTTTGTCCTTCCAGCTTGGCTTGGTGTAGGAGCTGGTCTGAAAGGAGTCTGTGAGAAGGGTCACGCTGATGATCTCCAAGCAATGTACGAAGAATGGCCCTTCTTTCAGTCGACCATAGACCTTATAGAGATGGTGTTAGCTAAAGCAGATATCCCAATAGCCAAACACTACGATGAAGAGCTTGTCTCAGAGAACAGAAGAGGAATTGGTAGTGAGCTCAGAAAGGAACTGCTGACTACTGAGAAGTATGTACTTGTGATTAGCGGCCATGAAAAGCTCTCGGAGAATAATCGAAGCCTGAAAAAGCTGATAGAGAGTAGACTTCCGTATTTGAACCCCATGAACATGCTGCAGGTTGAGATCCTCAAGAGGCTAAGACGTGATGATGACAACAACAAGCTCAGGGATGCATTGCTCATCACCATTAACGGTATTGCAGCTGGAATGAGGAACACTGGTTAA
- the LOC104776677 gene encoding phosphoenolpyruvate carboxylase 4-like isoform X1 produces the protein MTDTTDDIAEEISFQSFEDDCKLLGSLFHDVLLREVGSDFMEKIERTRILAQSALNLRLAGIEDTAELLEKQLTSEISKMSLEEALTLARAFSHFLNLMGIAETHHRVRKVCNVPQLSRSCNDVFGKLLQGGISPDELYDTVCKQGVEIVLTAHPTQINRRTLQYKHIRMAHLLEYNDRPDLGPEDRETVIEDLVREITSLWQTDELRRQKPTPVDEARAGLNIVEQSLWKAVPHYLRRVSSSLKKLTGKPLPLTCTPIKFGSWMGGDRDGNPNVTAKVTKEVSLMSRWMAIDLYIREIDSLRFELSMNRCSDRLSRLADEILEKEASSLDHLESRGPTVGRSQQKIPSQQGLSLPTQLPLRADLPSCAECGESQYPKLEVPVTDYMLLNRQDVQGISSNGSGQSLQIRIANGTSVNSNGSQQSLTPRGSSSSSSQLLQKKLFAESQNGRTSFQKLLEPTPPKRAGIAPYRIVLGEVKEKLLKTRRLLELLLEGLPCEYDPWDYYETSDQLLEPLLLCYESLQSSDAGVLADGRLSDLIRRVATFGMVLMKLDLRQEAARHSEALDAITTYLDMGTYSEWDEDKKLEFLTRELKGKRPLVPPNIEVGPEVKEVLDTFRVAAELGSESLGAYVISMASNASDVLAVELLQKDARLAVSGELGRPCPAGTLRVVPLFETVKDLRGAGSVIRKLLSIDWYREHIQKNHTCHQEVMVGYSDSGKDAGRFTAAWELYKAQEDVVAACNEFGIKITLFHGRGGSIGRGGGPTYLAIQSQPPGSVMGTLRSTEQGEMVQAKFGLPQTAVRQLEIYTTAVLLATLQPPQPPREEKWRSLMEDISNISCQNYRSTVYENPEFLTYFQEATPQAELGFLNIGSRPTRRKSSSGIGNLRAIPWVFAWTQTRFVLPAWLGVGAGLKGVCEKGHADDLQAMYEEWPFFQSTIDLIEMVLAKADIPIAKHYDEELVSENRRGIGSELRKELLTTEKYVLVISGHEKLSENNRSLKKLIESRLPYLNPMNMLQVEILKRLRRDDDNNKLRDALLITINGIAAGMRNTG, from the exons ATGACGGATACGACGGACGATATCGCGGAGGAGATTTCGTTTCAGAGCTTCGAGGATGACTGTAAGTTGCTCGGTAGTCTCTTCCACGACGTCTTGCTCAGAGAAGTCGGCTCCGATTTCATGGAGAAAATCGAACGGACTCGTATTCTCgctcag AGTGCTTTGAATCTTCGTCTGGCTGGTATTGAAGATACAGCTGAGCTTTTGGAGAAGCAACTGACTTCTGAAATATCCAAGATGTCACTAGAGGAAGCATTGACACTGGCTCGTGCGTTCAGccattttcttaatttgatgGGGATTGCTGAAACTCATCACAG AGTTCGTAAAGTCTGTAACGTTCCACAACTTTCCAGATCATGCAACGATGTGTTCGGTAAGCTATTGCAAGGTGGAATTTCCCCTGATGAGCTATACGACACAGTTTGCAAGCAG GGGGTTGAAATTGTTCTTACTGCACACCCCACTCAAATCAACCGGCGAACCTTGCAGTACAAACATATTAGAATGGCT CATCTTCTAGAATATAACGATAGACCAGACCTTGGACCTGAAGATCGAGAAACGGTTATTGAGGATCTG GTTAGGGAGATAACTTCACTGTGGCAGACTGATGAACTTAGACGTCAGAAACCTACTCCTGTTGATGAAGCTAGGGCTG GTCTGAACATTGTTGAGCAATCCCTTTGGAAAGCTGTACCACATTATTTGCGTCGTGTCAGCAGTTCGTTGAAGAAG CTCACGGGGAAACCACTCCCATTAACTTGTACCCCAATAAAGTTTGGTTCCTGGATGGGTGGTGATAGAGATGGAAATCCAAATGTCACGGCGAAG GTCACCAAAGAAGTATCACTAATGTCTAGGTGGATGGCTATTGATCTGTACATAAGAGAGATCGATAGCTTAAGATTTGAATTGTCTATGAATCGATGCAGCGATAGATTATCAAGATTGGCAGATGAGATTCTTGAAAAAG AAGCATCTTCTCTAGATCACCTTGAAAGTAGGGGTCCAACTGTTGGTAGAAGCCAACAAAAAATTCCAAGCCAGCAAGGCTTATCTCTACCTACCCAACTTCCACTCAGAGCTGACCTCCCCTCATGCGCTG AATGTGGTGAATCACAGTATCCCAAACTTGAAGTTCCTGTGACAGATTATATGCTACTCAATCGTCAG GACGTCCAGGGGATTTCTAGTAATGGCTCAGGCCAGAGTTTGCAAATAAGGATAGCAAATGGAACTTCCGTTAACTCTAATGGCTCTCAGCAAAGTCTTACTCCCCGAGGTTCTTCTTCCTCGAGTTCCCAACTTCTTCAGAAGAAACTATTTGCGGAGTCTCAGAATGGGAGGACCAGTTTTCAGAAGCTATTAGAACCAACTCCACCAAAACGAGCTGGAATTGCTCCGTATCGGATTGTTCTTGGTGAAGTAAAGGAAAAG CTTCTGAAGACACGGAGACTTCTGGAACTTCTTCTTGAGGGTCTCCCTTGTGAATACGATCCTTGGGATTACTATGAAACATCAGACCAACTTCTGGAACCGCTACTCCTCTGCTATGAATCTCTG CAATCATCTGATGCCGGAGTATTAGCCGATGGCCGGCTTTCCGATCTGATCCGTAGAGTTGCTACCTTTGGCATGGTTTTGATGAAACTTGATTTGCGCCAG GAAGCTGCAAGGCATTCTGAAGCTTTGGACGCAATTACGACATACTTGGACATGGGCACATATAGTGAATGGGATGAAGATAAGAAACTGGAGTTTTTGACAAGAGAGTTGAAAGGGAAAAGACCCCTTGTCCCTCCAAATATTGAG GTTGGTCCTGAAGTAAAAGAAGTACTAGATACCTTCCGGGTTGCTGCTGAGCTAGGAAGTGAATCACTTGGAGCTTACGTGATTTCTATGGCTTCAAAT GCCAGTGATGTCCTCGCTGTGGAGCTTCTGCAGAAAGATGCTCGTCTTGCCGTCAGTGGCGAGCTGGGAAGACCATGTCCTGCTGGAAC ACTGCGAGTGGTGCCTCTTTTTGAGACAGTGAAAGATTTAAGAGGCGCTGGCTCTGTGATAAGAAAATTGCTATCAATCGATTGGTACAGAGAACACATCCAAAAGAATCACACCTGCCACCAAGAG GTGATGGTTGGATATTCGGATTCTGGAAAAGATGCTGGACGCTTTACTGCAGCATGGGAACTTTACAAAGCCCAGGAGGATGTTGTGGCTGCTTGCAATGAATTTGGAATCAAAATTACCTTATTCCATGGACGAGGAGGGAGTATTGGGCGAGGTGGTGGCCCAACTTATCTTGCCATACAATCCCAACCTCCAGGGTCTGTAATG GGTACTCTCCGTTCCACAGAGCAAGGTGAGATGGTGCAAGCCAAGTTCGGGTTACCACAGACGGCTGTTAGGCAGCTAGAGATTTACACAACCGCGGTGCTGCTTGCTACATTGCAGCCTCCTCAGCCACCACGAGAAGAAAAATGGCGGAGCCTAATGGAAGATATTTCAAACATAAGCTGCCAAAACTACAGAAGCACGGTCTATGAAAACCCAGAATTCCTTACCTACTTCCAAGAGGCAACACCACAGGCCGAGCTTGGTTTTCTCAACATTGGAAGCCGGCCAACACGAAGAAAGAGCTCATCAGGGATAGGAAATCTTCGAGCTATCCCTTGGGTTTTCGCCTGGACACAGACAAGGTTTGTCCTTCCAGCTTGGCTTGGTGTAGGAGCTGGTCTGAAAGGAGTCTGTGAGAAGGGTCACGCTGATGATCTCCAAGCAATGTACGAAGAATGGCCCTTCTTTCAGTCGACCATAGACCTTATAGAGATGGTGTTAGCTAAAGCAGATATCCCAATAGCCAAACACTACGATGAAGAGCTTGTCTCAGAGAACAGAAGAGGAATTGGTAGTGAGCTCAGAAAGGAACTGCTGACTACTGAGAAGTATGTACTTGTGATTAGCGGCCATGAAAAGCTCTCGGAGAATAATCGAAGCCTGAAAAAGCTGATAGAGAGTAGACTTCCGTATTTGAACCCCATGAACATGCTGCAGGTTGAGATCCTCAAGAGGCTAAGACGTGATGATGACAACAACAAGCTCAGGGATGCATTGCTCATCACCATTAACGGTATTGCAGCTGGAATGAGGAACACTGGTTAA